The following coding sequences are from one Musa acuminata AAA Group cultivar baxijiao chromosome BXJ1-6, Cavendish_Baxijiao_AAA, whole genome shotgun sequence window:
- the LOC135676885 gene encoding aspartic proteinase NANA, chloroplast-like, whose product MPPQLLLLLLLLLLCYHGFLIAAAGEHSRPVRLELVRHPAPSGGSRLEHVKELFRSDRLRQRMIHDRIQRGRHRRRACDVSPPSKNGSSVPAPAADSFKMPLKSGAYSGTGQYFVRFLLGTPAQRFLLVMDTGSDLTWVKCRLRPPGCRGGGNGTRDFRSDVSSSFKPIPCSSDMCKTSLPFSLTTCPTPASPCAYDYGYSDGSTAQGVFANEKATIILSNGRRAKLRGLVVGCTSTSAGSSFWAADGVLGLGYSDISFAGRATARFKGRFSYCLVDHLSPRNASSFLTFGPNAAALPSPPPRETALVLDLEPFYTVGVDGISVDGELLAIPRIVWDVGAGGGAILDSGTSLTVLAEPAYRAVASALSRRLEGIPRVSVDPFDYCYNWTAAGGQRKLPRMVVHLAGSAALEPPAKSYVIDVADGVKCLGIAVAPWPGVSTIGNILQQEHMWEFDLKNRRLRFRRSRCRRE is encoded by the exons ATGCCTCCTCAgcttctcctccttctcctcctcctcctcctctgctatCATGGCTTCCTCATCGCAGCCGCTGGAGAGCATTCGAGGCCCGTCCGCCTCGAGCTCGTCCGCCACCCCGCACCGAGCGGCGGCTCCCGGCTGGAACACGTGAAGGAGCTCTTCCGCAGCGACCGGCTCCGGCAGCGGATGATCCACGACCGGATCCAGCGGGGCCGCCACCGGCGGAGGGCGTGCGACGTCTCGCCGCCCTCCAAGAACGGGTCGTCCGTGCCGGCACCGGCGGCGGACTCCTTCAAAATGCCTCTCAAGTCCGGCGCGTACTCAGGCACGGGACAGTACTTCGTGCGGTTCCTCCTCGGCACGCCGGCGCAGCGGTTCCTGCTGGTAATGGATACGGGGAGCGACCTCACGTGGGTCAAGTGCCGGCTGCGCCCGCCTGGGTGCCGCGGCGGCGGCAACGGGACCCGCGACTTCCGCTCCGACGTGTCCTCCTCCTTCAAGCCCATCCCGTGCTCGTCGGACATGTGCAAGACTTCGCTACCCTTCTCGTTGACTACGTGCCCGACGCCGGCGAGCCCATGTGCTTACGACTACGG GTACTCGGACGGATCGACGGCCCAGGGCGTCTTCGCGAACGAGAAGGCGACCATCATCCTATCCAACGGCCGGCGCGCGAAGCTGCGGGGGTTGGTGGTGGGCTGCACGTCCACCTCCGCGGGGTCCAGCTTCTGGGCCGCGGACGGCGTGCTGGGCCTCGGCTACAGCGACATCTCCTTCGCGGGGCGCGCCACCGCTCGCTTCAAGGGCCGCTTCTCCTACTGCCTCGTGGACCACCTCAGCCCCCGTAACGCCTCCAGCTTCCTCACCTTCGGTCCCAACGCGGCCGCCCTCCCCTCGCCGCCTCCCCGCGAGACGGCGCTCGTCCTCGACCTCGAACCCTTCTACACTGTCGGCGTCGACGGCATCTCCGTGGACGGGGAGCTGCTGGCTATCCCGAGGATCGTGTGGGACGTCGGCGCGGGCGGCGGAGCCATCCTCGACTCCGGGACGAGCCTGACAGTGCTAGCGGAGCCGGCGTACCGGGCGGTGGCGTCGGCGCTGAGCCGGCGACTGGAGGGGATCCCCAGGGTGAGCGTGGACCCCTTCGACTACTGTTACAACTGGACAGCCGCGGGCGGACAGCGCAAGCTGCCGCGAATGGTGGTCCACCTGGCCGGGTCGGCGGCGCTGGAGCCGCCAGCGAAGAGCTACGTGATCGACGTGGCGGACGGGGTGAAGTGCCTGGGGATCGCGGTGGCGCCGTGGCCGGGCGTGTCCACCATCGGCAACATCCTGCAGCAGGAGCACATGTGGGAGTTCGACCTCAAGAACCGACGGCTCAGATTCCGGCGATCCAGGTGCCGTCGTGAATGA